The Bicyclus anynana chromosome 9, ilBicAnyn1.1, whole genome shotgun sequence DNA window GTACCTAGGCAAGTACGAGTACTTGCTGGCGTTTTCGGACAAACTTTCTTTTTCTTATCATGTAAGTTGTAACGTAACCGTACGATTATCAACGCTTTTGTTTTAAGTGAACATGCAAACTAAGATTTTTATAGGAGTTAGTAACGATTGTCTTGATTAGGTAATATTAGGTTAAAAGTGCCTTAccattttctatacaaataaatctgtagaggtcaattctgtacatgaaatatatttccaaaataactatcagggggtgattagtgatcgatactgatgccaaaaatgcaatttttgtctgtctgtcgagtagtttttgtttctatagcgAACatatatagaaacaaaaactactcgacagattttaacgaaacttggtacaaattTTCTTCATaatcctgggcaggttatagtatacttttcatctcgctacgatcaataggagcagaataGTGAAGTgcaatgttgggaaaacgggagaagttactccatttttacagcgatactactgtaagggctggattataGAGGTCTaagcgcggacgaagtcgcaggcgtccgctagtctatatctaaaatattaatatgtgatatttttgtatggttggatgtttgttactcaatcacGCAAAACTACTGGGACAAACGTTGTAACATTTGGCACAAGTATAGATTAATGTTATTAggattattaataactagcggacgcccacgattcATTTTGATCGTCCACGTGAAACCTAACCTTACTCttagtatcctatgtccgtctcctgatTCTTGGCTAtttctccaccaattttcagcaaaatcggtttagccgttcttgagttttaaataatgtaactaacacgactttcttctCTAAATAGCCTACTTTTTCTCCTAAAGGGTTTCGTAGCATAGTAAAAATTCACACGAACGAAGTCAGTGAATTAATATAATACTCATTGGTATAGGAATGCGAGCTTCGAGAACTAAGTGGTAAGTGATTGATTTTGTTAAATTACACTAGATGAGTAACTAATAACCCACCGCAGCTTCGTCCGGGATACTTTGTGGAGTTCTTCCTTGAAGTTTCTTTATcctatgtaatatataaaacctATAATACCTATGTAGGCGCggttggaaccctcgtaactttaattttaagttttcgaccccTTCACACCCGCGCGGTCTCCCCCCCCCCATCACCCGCATCACGGCGGctgacggcctccttggcgcaatggtatgcgcggtggaattactagacggaagtcctgggttcaaaccccgattgaggttttcttaattggtccagatctggctggtgggaggcttcggccgtggctagttaccaccctaccggcaaaaaagtaccgccaagcgatttagcgttccgtggagaaaccgaaaggagtgtggattttcatcctcctaacaagcttccatcttcgattgcatcataacttaccatcatgtgagattgtagtcaaggcttaacttgtaaaaaaaaaacatgttagtgtcatcaacgaacttgccagactatagtaccAAATATTTTGAACTATAAAATTGACAATGACATAAGAGTGAAAGGATATCACAGGGGCAAATGGCATGCAAAACACCATACAACTATTCCCATCATGTAACGTCCCTGTTAGCGATGCGAATCACGCACAGCTTTCACTACAGTCGCAAATGTATCCTGGTAATCTACGTCGCATTCGCATTTCTTGTGGATGCCACTCTACAATTctatttactaattaaaattacttcCTCTGAACAGTTCAATTGACTTCGCTGATATCGTTATACCggtgttcttcttcttctttcttctgggccgtttccgctgTTTTACTGGTCTTTCGTAAATTGTGTTTAAGGTACATTTacgaaatcaaaaaaaatcgtgtcttgtgtgtattttttaaagaaattttcttCGTTTTCTTCTTTATATATTCATATAGGTACTGCCAgacgcgacttcatccgcattCGTAGGCATGTACTCGTACTTACCTACTTGTACCAGTGCAAAACTTCAAACTTTGTTTAAATTCATACTAGCAGACGAACGcgtctttgtccgcgtggaaatcaatgtaaactttcaacccctatttcacccccttcttatttcattttcgcaataaaaagtatccgtATGGTCTTACTATGCCTATAAAGCTTAAAATCTTCAAAATTTTAAGTGGTATAAGAGAATAAAAGGTTTGGAAACCTCTGCTCTAGCTTAATCCTATAATGTAGGTATAGAGTCAAATGAGTAAACAAGTGTTACTTGTGGTTaatgtcttatttatttttcacgtgtaaaataaatttaaaaagccTATTGCCTAAAGcgaatgtaattaattattaactttctGCTACAATATATTATGGACCTACATGCccttattaaatatcatttattttaacatgTTACGCCCAACGaagcaattatttaaaaacgagATTGAAGGAACAATgaataaaagtaggtaattatcCTTTGTACCATACGCCGGCACTCGTTAACACACATTTTCAACCATTACACACGAACCAATATCAACATCATTCCATATAGGAGATCGAGGTCACGCATTTCGCACACATGAACAGGGAGGAtggttataatataaaattagctCGTCTTTCTTCCTGCCAAGCCGCCCGGTATTTTAACGAGCGACTTGCGTGCCCAAAAAAGTGGTTGCCAATCCACCAGCGCTCTAATTGCACGAAACTGCTGCGATTATGTAACcggccatatttataataattaaaacatattcTAAAGGACGAAAACAATACgcttacctacttaattatgtAGCGTGTACTTACTTCTGCTTAaacttttcattattttgtcgTAACTCCTAACTGACGACGTCTCTCTCACTAATGCAATTGAAAATGCATTGATATATTTAACAGAGAGGTACCTAATGGATTCGATTCTTAACTTCATTCATGAGTCAATTCAGGATTTTGAATCAGACTTTAATCTCTACGTAGTACGTACTAAAGCTGAGAAAGAATCTGCTGTATCTACTACAAAAACAAAAGTGATGTAATAACATCAAAAAggtgattaaatttttaattttagctatCAGTCGCCTCACGCATCTTGATTTTAGTGTTTAAGTATTTCCGAGGAGTCATAAAGATTGAATTGGGCTATAACTCGCAAACATATCTACTATCGTTCGCTCAAACGCAATGCGCAACAAAGTGCAggaaaatgtaggtaggtacctaggaGTATAATAGTTATCTAAACGTTATCTAGACgacgcttttttttttattctttacaagttagcccttgactacaatctcacctgatggtaagtgatgatgcagtctaagatggaagcgggctaacttgttaggaggaggatgaaaatccacacccctttcggtttctacacggcatcgtaccggaacgctaaatcgcatggcggtacgtcttgccggtagggtagtaactagccacggccgaagcctcccaccagccagacctggacaaattaagaaaatctcaatctgcccagccggggatcgaacccaggacctccgtcttgtaaatccaccgcgcataccactgcgccacggaggccgtcaaaaattttcGTCATCTGAACCCTTATTTAGAGTTGGGCCCTTGGcatgtcgattttctttctgaTATCAGATACAAACTGTATGGGAatgatccgatcgacaacttgatcacgtgacctgcccCCAtacatttgtaaaatttttaaagctGAAAGCtgagtttgtagaaagagaatcgacgtgtcctatggctacaggcccaggtatGTTTAGAAATCATGATTATTTAATAACGTTGGCACGTTTATTTACAGAGAAAGAACACCAAGCTTTTGGGGCTTCTGATTTGGTTGGTAAATCCAGCAAGCCCGACCTCTGATGGAGGAAGATTCAAACTCACCACAAATTCAATATCTCGTAagtttcaatttagtttaaattttaggtGTGGGTGAGGCCACACAATAATATGAACAATAAgttcataataatatgaatttattgAGAGATCAATCGCAATTACAATCAGTTTAAAATTTACGATTTAAAcgaatatttattgatttttaatcgGACTGCGTTAACGTAaaagttggttttttttataactcgcaaagGATCTTAGTATAATTTTCAACTTGATACCACCACGCACACAAACAATCCTATTCtcatttatcattaacaacccaaatatttggctcactgttgagctcgagtttcATCTGAGAGTGGTTAgtctaatagtccactacgccgcccaatgcgaattggcagacttcacatacgaagagaactaagaaaattctctgttattcaggtttcctcacgatgtttttcctaacAATCCTATAACCGTTCTAGTTTATTcaccctaaaaaataaaaacaagatactcatcaaaattattttatggttTTCAGATGAAGTGAACTCAAACCCAAGCAGTTTCGGTACTATATTTTCACCGCGGATGGACTTTGATCAATGGAAACCGTTGACCGGACGAGGAGATCCTTTACGTAATGATCCTACTTATGACTATGAGCCACCCGTTTTAGAAAAGGTTCATTACTGGGCCGACGATAGCCGCattgaaagagaaaaaaatccaGAACGCAAGTCGGAGGTTTTAGTTCTAGGAATATCTTCTCGGAAACCAAGTGTTGCCTCCAGACCTCCGATGCCACCAAGAAGGCACACTAGACCACCTATGTTTCCATCAAAATATGAAGACTTTTCGTATAAGTTTGGAGATAATTTTCCAATGACAATTCTGGTTCCACCCCCGCTACCACCTCCTGGACATAATCCGTCTTTATTTATTCTTTCCCAAGAAAAAGTGTTGCCAACGCCACCTCCAAAGCTAACGAATGTTGATGTAACAACAATCACAAGAGATACTACAATAATGCCGGAACTAATTACTTCATATGCACTGCAAGAAGCTAATCTTGTATACCAAGCTTCAACAACGAAGCAGAATTGGTACAACGACTACAATAAAACAACAAGTTTCCCAAATAATACGGTAAGTAGCGATTACGCTGGTTGGGGTCCAACGACACCATTTGAGGACAATGATGTACACAATCTAATATCTTATAAAGATCACCATAATGTCGAATTTTCCAAAGAACCTCTTTTTTACTACAAACCTGTATTGTCTGAAGCTCCTCCACCGCCTCGCACTTCTATAAGCCCTGTAATTCAGTCAACATTTATCCCAACTGTTTTACCACCAACTATAAGTGATATAGAGGAGACATGGCCAACCAGAGAAACGACCCTAGAAACGACAACAGAAACTACAAACTACTTTACAGAAACAACAActgaaaaaatgtttacaaaaccTATACATTCCACTGCAAAACCTTTGGTAAAACCAAAagctaatatt harbors:
- the LOC112055090 gene encoding uncharacterized protein LOC112055090 isoform X1, with the protein product MVLRKNTKLLGLLIWLVNPASPTSDGGRFKLTTNSISHEVNSNPSSFGTIFSPRMDFDQWKPLTGRGDPLRNDPTYDYEPPVLEKVHYWADDSRIEREKNPERKSEVLVLGISSRKPSVASRPPMPPRRHTRPPMFPSKYEDFSYKFGDNFPMTILVPPPLPPPGHNPSLFILSQEKVLPTPPPKLTNVDVTTITRDTTIMPELITSYALQEANLVYQASTTKQNWYNDYNKTTSFPNNTVSSDYAGWGPTTPFEDNDVHNLISYKDHHNVEFSKEPLFYYKPVLSEAPPPPRTSISPVIQSTFIPTVLPPTISDIEETWPTRETTLETTTETTNYFTETTTEKMFTKPIHSTAKPLVKPKANIFDMLGSMISMPMVTDPNRPEDNLYAHASDTIQIFKDPLTEDAEKMNLEIMQTMQPPPPIKFPENTTPQFNENPHILNNRPHDKPIIHTHDPYLHMRFTTPMSVTVAPSQDIRSTTEGQSLPTYLIIQGHSKVKTYGSKPKLNSATTNQIPNPNETTEVKHLHPIKDKYAKVSDKPDKRREARTQNLKALIDNGLGSIEIQETDVGIKYDVSDGSEVPVEIYRKGIVDNDENDYSKRFTIGDRNKRQINLESLLPIDEDSLEDIMSNLFSNNRNETGVTSLIAQAISDNSESIEDSNDDDDDEEDDIIR